The Alkalihalobacillus sp. TS-13 genome contains a region encoding:
- a CDS encoding YtxH domain-containing protein, translating to MKKEQKSVLIGFAIGSIVTAAATLLSTPKSGREIRKDIKDSTYKLKQTMTDVKKEGISLKEQIIQVSKEGVDAFKEVATDLKEDIKSWRKEIEPNIENIKNDVEEINETVAELQEESKEPVKTKETADTK from the coding sequence ATGAAAAAAGAGCAAAAATCGGTTCTAATTGGCTTTGCGATTGGAAGTATTGTCACTGCGGCAGCAACATTGTTATCAACACCAAAATCAGGTCGGGAAATCCGTAAGGACATTAAGGATTCGACCTATAAATTGAAACAAACAATGACAGATGTTAAAAAAGAAGGCATCAGCTTGAAGGAGCAAATCATCCAGGTTTCAAAAGAAGGTGTAGATGCTTTCAAGGAAGTTGCGACAGATTTGAAAGAAGATATCAAATCCTGGAGGAAGGAAATTGAACCGAACATCGAAAATATCAAAAACGATGTAGAAGAAATCAATGAAACCGTTGCAGAACTCCAGGAAGAATCAAAGGAACCAGTAAAAACAAAAGAAACTGCAGATACAAAGTGA
- a CDS encoding YkvA family protein translates to MWKKIKLFMYFRKMLRHARTLIENREESGQMVQSVRAKLQKDDIQEALRGFLDKIQALIRLADQYRLGNYREISKKSMVLVVAGLLYFLSPIDAIPDIIAGLGLVDDIAIISYVWKTVNEEIDQFLNWEQGKTDKTDTL, encoded by the coding sequence ATGTGGAAAAAAATCAAACTGTTCATGTACTTTCGAAAAATGTTAAGACATGCACGTACGTTGATCGAGAATCGTGAAGAAAGCGGCCAGATGGTTCAAAGCGTACGTGCAAAACTTCAGAAGGATGATATACAAGAAGCCTTAAGAGGTTTTTTGGATAAAATACAGGCACTCATTCGTCTCGCAGATCAGTATCGTTTAGGAAATTACCGTGAAATCTCCAAAAAATCAATGGTATTGGTCGTTGCTGGGCTTCTTTATTTCTTAAGTCCAATCGATGCAATTCCAGACATCATCGCAGGGTTAGGACTTGTCGATGATATTGCGATTATCAGTTATGTATGGAAAACCGTCAACGAAGAAATTGACCAGTTCCTGAATTGGGAACAGGGAAAAACAGATAAAACCGACACCCTTTGA